Proteins encoded in a region of the Panthera uncia isolate 11264 chromosome B2 unlocalized genomic scaffold, Puncia_PCG_1.0 HiC_scaffold_24, whole genome shotgun sequence genome:
- the PPARD gene encoding peroxisome proliferator-activated receptor delta, translating into MEQPPGEAPEVRQEEEKKEVAEAEGGPELNGGPERSLPSSSYTDLSQSSSPPSLLDQLQMGCDGASCGSLSMECRVCGDKASGFHYGVHACEGCKGFFRRTIRMKLEYEKCERICKIQKKNRNKCQYCRFQKCVALGMSHNAIRFGRMPEAEKRKLVAGLTASEGNQHNPQVADLKAFSKHIYNAYLKNFNMTKKKARGILTGKASHTAPFVIHDIETLWQAEKGLVWKQLVNGLPPYKEISVHVFYRCQCTTVETVRELTEFAKSIPSFSNLFLNDQVTLLKYGVHEAIFAMLASIVNKDGLLVANGTGFVTREFLRSLRKPFSDIIEPKFEFAVKFNALELDDSDLALFIAAIILCGDRPGLINVPQVEAIQDTILRALEFHLQANHPYAQYLFPKLLQKMADLRQLVTEHAQMMQRIKKTETETSLHPLLQEIYKDMY; encoded by the exons ATGGAGCAGCCACCAGGGGAAGCCCCTGAGGTCCggcaagaggaggagaaaaaggaagtggcagaggcagaaggaggcCCAGAACTCAACGGAGGACCAGAGCGCTCGCTTCCTTCCAGCAGCTATACAG aCCTCTCCCAGAGCTCCTCACCACCCTCGCTGCTGGACCAGTTGCAGATGGGCTGTGACGGGGCCTCGTGTGGCAGCCTCAGCATGGAGTGCCGTGTGTGCGGGGACAAGGCATCAGGCTTCCACTACGGTGTTCACGCATGCGAGGGGTGCAAG GGCTTCTTCCGTCGGACGATCCGCATGAAGCTGGAATATGAGAAGTGTGAGCGGATCTGCAAGATCCAGAAGAAGAACCGCAACAAGTGCCAGTACTGTCGCTTCCAGAAATGTGTGGCCCTGGGCATGTCGCATAATG CCATTCGCTTTGGCCGGATGCCAGAGGCCGAGAAGAGGAAGCTGGTGGCAGGGCTGACAGCAAGCGAGGGGAATCAGCACAACCCGCAGGTGGCCGACCTGAAGGCCTTCTCCAAGCACATCTACAACGCCTACCTGAAAAACTTCAACATGACCAAAAAGAAGGCCCGCGGCATCCTCACCGGCAAGGCCAGTCACACGGCG CCCTTTGTGATCCACGACATCGAGACATTGTGGCAAGCAGAGAAGGGCCTGGTGTGGAAGCAGCTGGTGAACGGCCTGCCACCCTACAAGGAGATCAGCGTGCATGTCTTCTACCGCTGCCAGTGCACCACAGTAGAGACTGTGCGTGAGCTCACCGAGTTCGCCAAGAGCATACCCAGCTTCAGCAACCTCTTCCTCAACGACCAGGTGACACTTCTCAAGTATGGTGTGCATGAGGCCATCTTTGCCATGCTGGCCTCCATTGTCAACAAGGACGGGTTGCTGGTGGCCAACGGCACTGGTTTTGTCACCCGTGAGTTCCTGCGAAGCCTCCGAAAGCCCTTCAGTGACATCATCGAGCCCAAGTTTGAGTTTGCTGTCAAGTTCAATGCCCTGGAACTTGATGACAGTGACCTGGCTCTCTTCATTGCGGCCATCATTCTTTGTGGAG ACCGGCCAGGCCTCATAAACGTTCCCCAGGTGGAGGCCATCCAGGACACCATCCTGCGTGCCCTCGAGTTCCACCTGCAGGCCAACCACCCCTACGCCCAGTACCTCTTCCCCAAGCTGCTGCAGAAGATGGCCGACCTGCGGCAGCTGGTCACCGAGCACGCCCAGATGATGCAGCGCATCAAGAAGACTGAGACGGAGACCTCACTGCACCCGCTGCTCCAGGAGATCTACAAGGACATGTACTGA